Proteins encoded in a region of the Solanum dulcamara chromosome 9, daSolDulc1.2, whole genome shotgun sequence genome:
- the LOC129902898 gene encoding protein S40-4, which produces MAASKSYFARSNYRLLSSDRNGNVSVTSDTMFELDESDVWNSPAARSSSPEFQKTSSRISRKQSVAKSDRNSTGVKVTAAAASMPVNVPDWSKILKNEYRANQRRDSDDDGEDDDDAENRIPPHEFLARQFARTRIASFSVHEGVGRTLKGRDLSRVRNAIFEKTGFED; this is translated from the coding sequence aTGGCGGCTTCAAAGAGCTATTTCGCTAGATCGAACTACCGGCTCCTATCAAGTGACAGGAACGGAAACGTTTCAGTAACTTCCGACACGATGTTTGAGCTGGATGAATCAGACGTGTGGAACTCACCGGCGGCACGTTCATCGTCGCCGGAGTTTCAGAAAACTAGTTCAAGGATTTCTAGAAAGCAGTCTGTTGCTAAAAGTGATCGGAACAGTACAGGAGTAAAGGTAACGGCAGCAGCGGCTTCTATGCCGGTAAACGTGCCAGACTGGTCGAAGATACTGAAGAATGAGTATAGGGCGAATCAGAGAAGAGATAGCGATGATGACGGCGAAGACGATGACGATGCTGAGAATCGGATTCCGCCGCATGAGTTTTTGGCTAGGCAGTTTGCGAGGACGAGAATCGCTTCATTCTCTGTTCATGAAGGAGTTGGAAGGACTCTGAAAGGTAGAGATCTGAGTAGAGTCAGAAATGCAATTTTCGAGAAAACTGGATTCGAGGATTAA
- the LOC129904288 gene encoding 60S ribosomal protein L12-like, which yields MPPKFDPSQVVEVFVRVTGGEVGAASSLAPKIGPLGLSPKKIGEDIAKETAKDWKGLRVTVKLTVQNRQAKVSVVPSAAALVIKALKEPERDRKKTKNIKHNGNISLDDVIEIAKVMQPRSMAKDLSGTVKEILGTCVSVGCTVDGKDPKDLQQEISDGDVEIPEN from the coding sequence ATGCCGCCAAAGTTCGATCCTTCTCAGGTCGTCGAAGTTTTCGTCCGAGTCACCGGAGGTGAAGTCGGAGCGGCGAGCTCACTCGCTCCAAAAATCGGTCCACTAGGTCTTTCGCCAAAGAAAATCGGTGAAGACATTGCTAAGGAAACTGCGAAGGACTGGAAGGGTCTCAGAGTCACCGTCAAACTCACCGTTCAAAACCGTCAAGCTAAAGTATCAGTTGTACCTTCTGCTGCCGCACTTGTGATCAAGGCTTTGAAGGAACCGGAACGTGATCGGAAGAAGACGAAGAATATCAAGCATAATGGAAATATCTCGCTTGATGATGTTATCGAGATTGCTAAAGTTATGCAGCCTAGATCTATGGCTAAGGATTTGAGTGGAACCGTGAAGGAAATTTTAGGTACTTGCGTCTCCGTTGGTTGTACGGTTGATGGAAAGGATCCAAAGGATTTGCAGCAAGAGATTTCTGATGGAGATGTCGAAATTCCTGAGAATTGA